A part of Spartinivicinus poritis genomic DNA contains:
- the ftsY gene encoding signal recognition particle-docking protein FtsY, with product MFGSRKGKKTTSNSAASPDEQTVNTDQEKPKKRFWQFGRKHKQEATAEQVEAKAEQINEQSTTVEQTVTSNEASTAVESAETHLTVDNKPAVESVDAEQAAGNLAKQAETATETVETKAAGPIEQPSTQAQPNTVNQETTTASASEKAVVPPTAPSVAEALAATETEEQTKPKKAGFFARMKKGLTKTRSSFVEGVTTLFIGKKEIDDDLLEELETQLLMADVGIAATTEIVEGLTQRVKYKELDDADALLNALKKELRTQLEPSNEQLVIDTSKKPYVILVVGVNGVGKTTTIGKLAKRLQIEGKKVMLAAGDTFRAAAVEQLQVWGERNEIPVIAQHTGADSASVIYDAVEAAAARGTDVLIADTAGRLHNKDNLMEELKKVKRVIQKLDGTAPHEVMLVVDACTGQNALSQAKQFNQWIDLTGMVLTKLDGTAKGGIVFALAQEMKLPIRFVGVGEQIDDLRPFNADEFVDALFDMEKLA from the coding sequence ATGTTTGGTTCACGTAAAGGGAAGAAAACGACTTCCAATTCTGCGGCTAGCCCTGATGAGCAAACCGTAAACACAGACCAAGAAAAGCCAAAAAAGCGCTTTTGGCAGTTTGGTCGTAAGCACAAGCAAGAAGCCACAGCTGAACAGGTTGAAGCTAAGGCAGAGCAGATTAATGAACAGTCCACAACTGTCGAACAAACAGTAACTAGTAATGAAGCTAGCACAGCAGTTGAGAGTGCTGAAACTCACTTGACTGTTGATAATAAGCCTGCGGTAGAGTCAGTAGATGCTGAGCAAGCAGCTGGAAATTTGGCCAAACAAGCTGAAACAGCCACAGAAACCGTAGAAACAAAAGCAGCTGGGCCAATAGAGCAGCCATCAACGCAAGCTCAACCTAATACGGTTAACCAGGAAACGACTACAGCAAGTGCTAGTGAAAAAGCTGTAGTTCCACCCACGGCACCTTCAGTAGCTGAGGCCTTAGCAGCAACGGAAACAGAAGAGCAAACTAAGCCGAAGAAAGCAGGCTTTTTTGCGCGAATGAAAAAAGGTTTGACTAAAACCCGTTCTAGCTTTGTAGAAGGGGTGACCACGCTTTTCATTGGTAAAAAAGAAATTGATGATGATTTACTGGAAGAGCTCGAAACACAGCTACTGATGGCAGATGTGGGTATCGCAGCCACCACTGAAATTGTTGAAGGGCTAACCCAACGAGTCAAGTATAAAGAGTTGGACGATGCTGACGCCTTATTAAATGCGCTTAAAAAAGAGCTGCGTACACAGCTTGAGCCATCCAATGAGCAGCTAGTTATTGATACATCGAAAAAGCCTTATGTCATCTTAGTGGTGGGTGTGAATGGTGTCGGCAAGACCACAACCATTGGTAAACTGGCAAAACGGTTACAGATAGAAGGTAAAAAGGTCATGTTAGCTGCAGGAGACACTTTCCGTGCAGCCGCTGTTGAGCAATTACAAGTATGGGGCGAGCGTAATGAAATCCCAGTTATTGCCCAGCATACGGGAGCAGATAGTGCCTCTGTTATTTATGACGCCGTAGAAGCAGCAGCAGCTAGAGGAACAGATGTACTAATTGCTGATACTGCAGGGCGTTTACATAACAAAGATAACCTGATGGAAGAGCTGAAAAAGGTTAAGCGGGTAATCCAAAAGCTAGATGGCACAGCGCCACATGAGGTCATGTTGGTAGTAGATGCATGTACAGGCCAAAATGCACTTAGCCAGGCTAAACAATTTAATCAATGGATAGACCTGACAGGTATGGTACTTACTAAGCTGGATGGTACCGCAAAAGGTGGAATAGTCTTTGCGCTTGCTCAAGAAATGAAACTGCCTATCCGCTTTGTTGGGGTGGGTGAGCAAATAGATGACTTAAGGCCATTTAATGCTGATGAGTTTGTGGATGCACTGTTTGACATGGAAAAGCTCGCATAA
- a CDS encoding VOC family protein — MKRIVTACLAATLTLTSLSSNGQTQVQQPTVWKITYSVLNSQQAADFCVDILGMEKIKIPDPTLAKGRSWVRFPNSGLELHFVDAQSRYGYDKTKEYYQFIDELDQDMTIFTTFMDNHGAILVDDLTPYLKKLTANNVPFLGPVRRADGVYQLYIEIPGHTYLELDSKKQPNKAYPTTTWDKVPFSPEAKKQS; from the coding sequence ATGAAAAGAATAGTAACGGCTTGCTTAGCAGCCACTTTAACGCTGACCAGTTTATCCTCTAATGGCCAAACGCAAGTTCAACAACCTACTGTCTGGAAAATAACCTATAGTGTGCTTAACTCACAACAGGCTGCAGATTTTTGTGTCGATATACTGGGTATGGAAAAGATAAAGATACCAGACCCAACCCTTGCTAAAGGCCGCTCCTGGGTTCGCTTTCCCAATTCAGGTTTGGAGCTGCATTTCGTTGATGCTCAATCCCGTTATGGTTACGATAAAACCAAAGAATATTATCAGTTTATTGATGAACTAGATCAAGATATGACCATTTTTACCACTTTTATGGATAACCATGGTGCTATTTTAGTGGATGATTTAACCCCCTATTTAAAAAAGCTTACTGCTAATAATGTCCCCTTTTTAGGGCCAGTAAGAAGGGCTGACGGTGTCTACCAATTATATATTGAAATACCTGGCCATACTTACCTTGAACTGGACTCCAAAAAGCAACCTAATAAAGCCTATCCGACTACCACATGGGATAAAGTGCCCTTTTCTCCAGAGGCTAAAAAGCAATCTTAG
- a CDS encoding M16 family metallopeptidase codes for MNWHPLNTLMTAIWLSLLAAFSYAKPTITHEFQLENGLKLIVREDHRAPVVVSMVWYKVGGSYEPLGLTGVSHVLEHMMFKDTKKLKTGEFSRIMARIGAQDNAFTSKDATSYHQMLSAERLPVSFELEAERMQNLTIDDKEFSKEIKVVMEERRLRTTDKPTSLTYERFLATAHQTSPYKNPIVGWQRDLDAMTSEDIRYWYQQWYAPNNAIVVVVGDVKPIAVLDLARKYFGPIKPKQLPVIKPVYEHNTPGERRLTVSLPAQLPVLMMGFNVPVIKTTKQDWEPYALRLLAAVLDGGYSARIQKNIVRGKEIAAFANVSYNAFSRSDSLFMFSGSPNRQKQKGISDLETALWEEITSIQQVPPTTAELDRIVAQVISELVYQQDSIRAQANLIGGLTVIGLDWQLIDQDLDKLKAITPKQIQQVAKKYLVKDRLTVAELKPKGLHLK; via the coding sequence ATGAACTGGCACCCGCTTAATACATTGATGACAGCAATATGGCTAAGTTTGTTAGCCGCTTTCTCCTATGCCAAGCCAACCATTACCCATGAATTTCAGCTGGAGAATGGGTTAAAACTGATCGTGCGAGAAGACCACCGCGCTCCTGTCGTTGTTTCAATGGTGTGGTACAAAGTGGGTGGCAGCTATGAGCCATTAGGGCTGACCGGGGTATCTCATGTGTTAGAACACATGATGTTCAAAGACACCAAAAAACTCAAGACAGGTGAGTTTTCAAGAATCATGGCCAGAATTGGTGCTCAAGATAATGCTTTTACCAGTAAAGATGCCACCAGCTACCACCAAATGTTAAGTGCAGAACGACTACCCGTTAGCTTCGAGCTTGAAGCAGAGCGGATGCAAAACCTGACGATTGATGATAAGGAGTTCAGCAAAGAAATTAAGGTGGTGATGGAGGAACGTCGATTACGAACGACGGATAAACCCACTTCATTGACTTATGAGCGGTTTCTCGCTACAGCCCACCAAACCAGTCCTTATAAAAACCCTATTGTTGGCTGGCAGCGAGATTTAGATGCTATGACCAGCGAAGACATACGATACTGGTATCAACAGTGGTATGCCCCCAATAATGCAATTGTTGTGGTAGTTGGCGATGTAAAGCCAATAGCTGTACTAGATCTGGCCAGGAAATATTTTGGCCCGATTAAACCTAAACAGTTGCCTGTTATTAAACCCGTTTATGAACATAATACACCAGGTGAACGCCGACTGACTGTCAGCTTGCCTGCTCAACTTCCAGTATTAATGATGGGCTTTAATGTGCCTGTCATTAAAACCACTAAACAAGACTGGGAGCCTTATGCACTCCGATTACTCGCAGCGGTTTTAGATGGTGGTTATAGTGCCCGCATCCAAAAAAATATCGTCAGGGGCAAAGAAATTGCTGCTTTTGCTAATGTTTCCTATAACGCTTTTAGCCGCTCTGATTCGTTATTTATGTTTAGTGGGTCACCTAACCGGCAAAAGCAAAAAGGTATTTCAGATTTAGAAACAGCCTTATGGGAAGAAATAACATCAATACAACAGGTGCCACCTACAACAGCAGAACTTGACAGAATTGTTGCTCAGGTTATTTCCGAGCTAGTCTATCAGCAAGATTCTATAAGAGCTCAGGCAAACCTTATTGGGGGATTGACAGTCATTGGCCTGGACTGGCAATTAATTGACCAAGACCTTGATAAACTCAAAGCTATTACACCCAAACAAATCCAGCAAGTGGCTAAAAAATACCTGGTAAAAGATCGCCTCACTGTAGCGGAATTGAAACCTAAAGGACTGCACCTAAAATGA
- a CDS encoding agmatine deiminase family protein, with amino-acid sequence MITRRAFVTSIGCASLASTFSKPVFASTTAKLASHQQHEWLMPDEAAPHSRTWLSFVAKPKVWGKRHAYALQDTLGQLAKTIAKYEPVTVIVNKEDLALAKQKCGDSVEFMVAPLDDFWIRDHGAVFVTNNKTKTLAAVDFNFNGWGNKQYHKNDKQVARKMAANQSIELINTPLVLEGGALEVDGEGTAIITESCVLNKNRNPGMTKAQCEVHLKITLGIEKVIWLPGIKGKDITDGHTDFYARFTHPGRVVIHMVYDRSSYEYELTRKHKRILEQATDAKGRKLKLITMDEPEKLREDFLNDDFAAGYVNFYVANKVVIAPEFGDSIADENAYRILQAEYPNHTIEMLNIDPIAAGGGGIHCSTMQQPAV; translated from the coding sequence ATGATTACCAGAAGAGCCTTTGTAACTTCTATTGGTTGTGCATCTCTTGCTTCAACATTCAGTAAACCAGTCTTTGCTAGTACAACAGCTAAACTGGCATCACACCAACAACATGAATGGCTAATGCCAGATGAGGCGGCTCCCCATAGCAGAACCTGGCTATCATTTGTGGCCAAACCTAAAGTATGGGGCAAGCGGCATGCTTATGCACTGCAAGATACATTGGGCCAGCTAGCAAAAACGATCGCGAAATACGAGCCTGTTACAGTAATAGTTAATAAGGAAGATCTGGCGCTGGCTAAGCAAAAGTGTGGCGATTCAGTGGAGTTTATGGTGGCACCCTTAGATGATTTCTGGATTCGTGATCATGGCGCTGTATTTGTTACAAATAATAAAACTAAAACATTAGCCGCAGTCGATTTTAATTTTAATGGCTGGGGAAATAAACAATATCATAAAAATGATAAGCAAGTTGCTCGCAAGATGGCTGCGAACCAAAGTATCGAATTAATTAATACACCTCTGGTATTAGAAGGAGGAGCATTAGAAGTTGATGGAGAAGGTACAGCTATAATCACAGAAAGTTGTGTACTTAATAAAAACCGCAACCCTGGCATGACTAAAGCGCAGTGCGAAGTCCATTTAAAAATTACCCTCGGTATAGAAAAAGTCATTTGGTTGCCCGGTATAAAAGGTAAAGATATAACCGATGGCCATACAGATTTTTATGCTCGATTTACTCACCCAGGTAGAGTAGTGATCCACATGGTTTATGATCGTAGCTCCTATGAATATGAACTTACTCGTAAACACAAGCGTATTTTAGAACAAGCAACGGATGCAAAAGGAAGGAAACTTAAATTAATTACCATGGATGAGCCAGAAAAACTACGAGAAGACTTTTTAAATGATGACTTTGCTGCAGGGTATGTAAATTTTTATGTAGCCAATAAAGTAGTGATTGCACCTGAATTTGGTGATTCTATAGCAGATGAAAACGCTTATCGTATTTTGCAGGCTGAATACCCTAATCACACTATAGAAATGCTAAATATTGATCCAATCGCAGCGGGCGGAGGTGGAATTCATTGTTCAACCATGCAACAGCCCGCAGTGTGA